From the Halobacterium zhouii genome, the window ACGACTGGGACACGCTGTTCTCCACGGAGATCCTGAAGAAGACGGGGATCCGTCTGGCGGAGCGTGCGGACGCCAACACTGCGTGACCGGCGCAAACACACATGATACCACTGTTCCACGACTTCACCAGTGAACGCGCGCTCGTGGTCGGCGGCGGGTCGGTCGGCGCGCGGAAGGCGCGACGGTTCGCCCGCGAGGCAGACGTCGTCGTCCTCAGCCCGGAGTTCGGGGACGGGGACTTCGGTGACTCCGAGTGCGTTCGCGCGGCGCCAGAACTCGACGACGCCACCGAGTGGGTGGAGCGCGTCGACCCAGTACTCGTAGTTACAGCGACGGACGACGAGGCGGTCAACGACGCGTTCGCGTCGGCGGCGCGGGACGCCGGCGCGCTCGTGAACCGCGCCGACCGGTCGGGCGCGGGAGACGCGGACGACGAGACGGCCGGGGGCCGCGACGTCGACGACGTGGTCGTGCCGGCGACGGTGCGCGACGGCCCGGTGACCGTCGCGTTCGCCACCGGCGGCGCGAGTCCGGCGCTCTCGAAGCACCTGCGCGAACACGTCGAATCCGAGTTCGACGGGGCTCTCGCGGGCGTCGGCGCGATGGCGGACCTGACCGCAGACCTGCGCGCCGACCTGAAAGCGGCAGACGTCGCCCCGGAAACCCGCCGCGAGGCCGTGCGAGCGGTCGTGCGCTCGGACCAGGTTTGGAAGGCTTTACGTACCGCAAGCGCCAACCCCCGGAAAACCGCCGACGACGTGGCGTCACGCGTCGTGGGCAACTCAAAGTGGTCCACGTGAACGGAAACACAGGCGTCGTCTCGGGCGTACGGGTCTCCCACCGAACGGCCTCCCTCGAGGAACTGGAGGCCGCAGGGGTCACAGCGGAGGCCGACGCGCTCGAGGCGTTGCTCGACCGACCCGTAGTCGAAGAGGCGCTCGTCCTGCAGACGTGCCACCGCGTCGAAGCGTACGTCGTGACCGACGACGCGGCGACCGGACGGCGCGCGCTCGCCAGGGCAGACTTCGACCCCGCGGACCCGGGGGCCGTCTCGATGGGGCACGAGGACAGCCTGCGCCACCTCCTCCGGGTGGCCGCGGGCCTCGAGTCGCTGGTCGTCGGCGAGGACCAGATCATCGGCCAGCTCCGGGACGCCTACGAGACGGCCCGGGAGGCGGACGCCATCGGCCCGGTGCTCCAGGAGGCCGCGACGAAGGCGATGCACGTCGGGGAACGCGCGCGGACGGAGACCGCCATCAACGAGGGCGCGACCTCCCTCGGGAGCGCCGCGGTCCGCCTCGCGGAGCGCCACACCGACCTCCAGGGCGCGACCGCGCTGGTCGTCGGCGCGGGCGAGATGGGGTCACTCGCCGTGAAGTCGTTCGCCAGCGCGGGCGTCGAGCGCGTCGTCGTCGCGAACCGCACCGAGAAGCGCGCCCGACTGGTCGCGGACGCCGCGGACGCACCGGCGGAAGTCGCCGGCCTCGACGGCCTCGCCGAACACGCTGCGGACGCGGACGTGGTGGTGACCGCGACCGGCAGCCCCGGTCATCTCGTGGACGCCGACGCGCTGACGGACGCGGGCGAGACGGTGGTCGTCGACCTCGCGCAACCGCGGGACGTCCCGCCCGCCGCGGCGGACGCTCCGGACGTCTCCGTCCACGACCTGGACGACCTCGAAGCGGTCACGGCGGCGACCCGGGAGCGCCGCGAGGACGCCGCCCGCGAGGTGGAAACGATGATCGCCGAGGAGTTCGAGCGACTGCTCGCCCAGTACAAGCGCAAGCGCGCCGACGAGGTCATCGCGCACATGTACGAGAGCGCGGACCGCCTGAAGAACCGGGAGGTGTCGACCGCAGTGTCGCGCCTGGAGGCCGCCGACGGCGAGTTCTCCGAGGAGCAACGCGAGGTCGTGGAGTCGATGGCGGACGCGCTCGTCAACCAGTTGCTCGCGGCGCCGACCAGGAGCCTGCGGGAGGCCGCCGCGGAGGACGACTGGTCGACCATCGCCACCGCGCTCGACCTCTTCGACCCCCAGTTCGAGGAGGGCATGCCCTTCGACGCGGCCCCACAGAGCGCGATGGCCGAGTCCGAGGACGACTAGGCTCGTTTGCAGTACTATCAAGCATCGTCCAGTACGTCCGAAAAGCCACTGTGATTTTCTGGATGAATCCGTTCTGTTGACAGCCAGAAAGCCCCGGCTGGAGTGGACCATCTCGCTTCTGCGGACACGGAAGAACGTCAGCCCACTCCAGCCGGGCTTTCCGGGTGTCAATAGCCGAGAGCATAATTCACGCTACGGACTCTCCGGCGAGTATTGTTATGTGGCTGGCGAGTGACGCCACACGCATGAGCGACGTGCTCGAAGAAGACGAGATTCGGAGTGGACTGCCCCACGGCTGGCGATTAGTGGGCGACGAGATCGTGCGCGTCTACGAGTTCGACGACTACCTGGCGGGCGTGGCGTTCGCTTCCGAGGTCGGCGAACTCGCCGACGAGGAGTTCCACCACCCCGAGATCCAGATCCGCTACGACGAGGTGGAGGTGCAGTTCACGAGCCACGAGGCTGGCGGCGTCACCGAACAGGACCTCGAGATGGCCGAGCGGACGGACGACCTGCGGTGATGGCGGACCCCCGGATGGAGGGGTGCCGGCTGACAGCGGGTCCGTAGATGAACGCGCGCTACGTGTTCGCGGTGCGGTTCCGACTGGAGCCAACCAGTGGCGTCTCCGTGGACCCGGCGACCTTCGAGACGCGACTGTTCCGCCCGGCGGACCCGCCGGGCGAACCCGGGTGGCTGTTCTTCCGGGACAACCTCTGGCGGGGCGACCTGGCCGACCCGGAGCATTTCCGCGGGTTGGCTGCGGACGCGCTCGGCGTGCCCGTAGAGTCAGTGGAGTACCGTGCGTTCGAGATGGAACGCGAGCACCGCGCCGCGTTCGAGGACGCGGTCGCCGCGAACCTCGACTCGTTCAACGCCGACTCCGCGACCGAAGCGGTGAGCAAGTACCTCGGAAGTTCACTCGAAGTGCGCGACTAGTCGCGGCTGGCTGCCCGTTACGGGTCCTATAACTATGCCGTTGTCCGCCGTCTCCGCTGGCATATGTCACAGGCCAGTGCAGTCACGTGTCCGTACTGCAAGACCCGCTTCGAACCCGACTCGCTTCCCGATAGCTCCGCGCTGGGCCAGCGCACGGACCGACTGAAGGGGACGGAACTCGAGTGTGTCTCCTGTGGCGACGACTTCGAGTTCTTCTTCTACTGATCCCGAGCGAGTGGTCGACGACCCGACGCGGCCCGGTTCGTGACGGTTCAGCCACAACTTGGTCAGAAACCGTTTGCGTGCTCTCGTCGACGGTTAGGCCACCATGCGCAGTGAACACCTCGTGGTCGGTGTCGTGGTGCTCCTCGTGACCGCCGGCTTCGGTGTCGCGGGCACCGCGTCGTCGCTGACCCCCGGCACGGAGAATGTATCACAGACGAGCGCCGTCCAGTCGGCCAACTGCAACTACACTTCGTTGTACGACCAGACCATCGACTCCGTCGTGGGCGTCGCCACGACGTCCGGACAGGGCTCCGGGTTCGTCTACCAGACGTTCGAGGGCAACAACACCAGTTACGTCGTCACGAACGCACACGTCGTCGGCGACGCGAGCACAGTCACCGTCGAGTTGGCCACCGAGACCCAGCGCACCGGCGAAGTGGTGGGCCGGAACCAGTTGGCGGACCTCGCGGTCGTCCGCGTGAACGACACGCCGAGTTCCGTCGAAGCGCTGCCCGTCGCGGAGACGGTTCCCGAACAGGGCCGCAGGGTCGCCGCGTTCGGGCGGCCGTTCGGGCTCGACGAGACCATCACGCACGGCATCATCAGCGGCGTGAACCGATCACTGCCGACGACCCAGACCGCCGCCGTGCCGACCGTCATCCAGACGGACGCGCCGATCAACCCCGGTAACAGCGGCGGGCCGCTGGTCACCTGCAACGGCACCGTCGTCGGCGTCAACACCGCGGGAATCCCGGCCGAGCGAGCCGACAACATCGGCTTCGTCATCCCCGCGACGCTCGTCCAGCAGGTCGTGCCGGCGCTCATCCAGAACGGCTCCTACGACTTCGCGTATCTCGGCGTGACGCCGGCACCCATGACGCCGGCGCTCGCGGAAGCAAACGACCTCAACACGACCGAGGGCGTGTACGTCCACCGCGCTCTCCAGGGCGGGCCGGCGGCCGGCGTGCTGCAGGGCACGACGGGGTACGAGACCGTCCAGGGGTCACGGATTCCGGTCGGCGGGGACGTCATCGTCAGCGTCGCCGGCCAGCCCGTGAACTCCGCGGAGGAGCTCTCGACGTTCCTGTTGACGCAGAGTCAGCCCGGCGACACCGTGACGCTCACGGTGATTCGCGACGGCGAACGCCAGCAGGTCGAGGTGACGCTCGGCGAGCGCCCCGGGCCGGCGAACGCGTCGCCCTGACCGAACGCCGGTTCGCGCTCGACCACTCGGAACGGCGACCAGCCGTGGGCCGGTCCAGTCGTCCGGAACACACTTACAGGAGTCCGACGTATTCACGCGCCTAATGGGCACCTCGTCCACGGACGACGCCGCTGCGGCATTCGAGGACGCCCCGGCGTCCGCCTACGACGTCTGGCTGTTCGACCTCGACGGCACGCTCGTCGACACCGAGTGGTCGTACACCCGAGAGGTGTTCGACCGCGTCGGCGACCGCATCGGCCGCGAGTTCACCGACCGGGAGGCCGAGATTTTGTGGCACGGCCTCGGCGGGTCGCGCAACGAACAGCTCCGCGAGTGGGGCCTGACCCCGCCCGCGTTCTGGGACGCGTTCCACGACGTCGAGGACCCGGCGGCCCGCGCTGACGCTACCTACCTCTTCGAGGACGCCGAACACGTCGCCGACATCGACGCGCCGGTCGGCGTCGTCACGCACTGCGCGGAGTTCCTCGCCGAACCCGTCATGGAGAATCTCGACATCGCGGACTGGTTCGACGTCGTACTGTGCTGTGACGACGACACCGGGTGGAAACCCGACCCGCGGCCGCTCGAACTCGCGCTGGCGGATGTCGGCGCGGACCCGTCCCAGCACGCCGGCGTCTACGTCGGCGACGCCGAGAGCGACATGGGCGCCGCCGCGAACGCGGGCCTCGACGGCGTCCACGTCGAACGCCACGAACCCGGGATGCGCGGCCACTGCGTGCTCGGTGACCGCCGCGTCGACACCTTCGACGTGCTGTTCTCACAGTCCGCGGCGAGCGACTGACTGCCGCTCGCGCGGTCCGAGCCATTCGGAGCCCGTTCCACCCGATGTCTGTTCTGTGGCACGCGCGCCACCCAGCATGTCCTGGGTGTTTTCCGTGCGTTTCGTGCGGGCTTCCAGACCATATCCTGGTGCTCACGGACCGTTTCGAGGTGCGCCCGGAACGTTTCGCCCGTTCCATTCGGTGACGGACCTACTCAATTCGACGACGAGACGACGCCCGCCCTATCCCCCGATTAAACGCGATTAATTCGGGTTAACCGTCGGAAATCCGGGCCGACGAACTGCCCCGTTCAAGGGTACACGGGTCGTTGGAACAGGTGGCGGCAACGCACACGCCGCCGCTCAGGGCACACCACGCATCCGCCCCACGTCCGGCGGGCATCCCTTCCCCCTCACCGCCGGCGCCGGGGCGAACGGGTCACGCGACCCCTCCCCCACTACGCGTGACCCCACACGGTTGCAGTCAGTGTCGACTCGATGTCAGAGGTACAGCGCGCGGCACTCACCTCGAACCCCGCCGGGTCCGATCGGTGACCGCCGCGCCACCCCCGTTCGACTGAGTTCTGTCGCCGCGACCACCGGACTTTTCGCCCCGCCCCACGAACGTAGCGACATGTCCCGCCTTCGAGACGCACTGGGGAACCTCCCCGACGCCGTCTTCGTCGACGTACTGGAGAGTGACGACGAGTATCTGCTCGTCGTCGACGTGCCCGGCGTCACCGCGGACAC encodes:
- a CDS encoding precorrin-2 dehydrogenase/sirohydrochlorin ferrochelatase family protein, with the translated sequence MIPLFHDFTSERALVVGGGSVGARKARRFAREADVVVLSPEFGDGDFGDSECVRAAPELDDATEWVERVDPVLVVTATDDEAVNDAFASAARDAGALVNRADRSGAGDADDETAGGRDVDDVVVPATVRDGPVTVAFATGGASPALSKHLREHVESEFDGALAGVGAMADLTADLRADLKAADVAPETRREAVRAVVRSDQVWKALRTASANPRKTADDVASRVVGNSKWST
- the hemA gene encoding glutamyl-tRNA reductase, coding for MNGNTGVVSGVRVSHRTASLEELEAAGVTAEADALEALLDRPVVEEALVLQTCHRVEAYVVTDDAATGRRALARADFDPADPGAVSMGHEDSLRHLLRVAAGLESLVVGEDQIIGQLRDAYETAREADAIGPVLQEAATKAMHVGERARTETAINEGATSLGSAAVRLAERHTDLQGATALVVGAGEMGSLAVKSFASAGVERVVVANRTEKRARLVADAADAPAEVAGLDGLAEHAADADVVVTATGSPGHLVDADALTDAGETVVVDLAQPRDVPPAAADAPDVSVHDLDDLEAVTAATRERREDAAREVETMIAEEFERLLAQYKRKRADEVIAHMYESADRLKNREVSTAVSRLEAADGEFSEEQREVVESMADALVNQLLAAPTRSLREAAAEDDWSTIATALDLFDPQFEEGMPFDAAPQSAMAESEDD
- a CDS encoding 4a-hydroxytetrahydrobiopterin dehydratase produces the protein MSDVLEEDEIRSGLPHGWRLVGDEIVRVYEFDDYLAGVAFASEVGELADEEFHHPEIQIRYDEVEVQFTSHEAGGVTEQDLEMAERTDDLR
- the lwrS gene encoding LWR-salt protein, which codes for MNARYVFAVRFRLEPTSGVSVDPATFETRLFRPADPPGEPGWLFFRDNLWRGDLADPEHFRGLAADALGVPVESVEYRAFEMEREHRAAFEDAVAANLDSFNADSATEAVSKYLGSSLEVRD
- a CDS encoding S1C family serine protease, which produces MRSEHLVVGVVVLLVTAGFGVAGTASSLTPGTENVSQTSAVQSANCNYTSLYDQTIDSVVGVATTSGQGSGFVYQTFEGNNTSYVVTNAHVVGDASTVTVELATETQRTGEVVGRNQLADLAVVRVNDTPSSVEALPVAETVPEQGRRVAAFGRPFGLDETITHGIISGVNRSLPTTQTAAVPTVIQTDAPINPGNSGGPLVTCNGTVVGVNTAGIPAERADNIGFVIPATLVQQVVPALIQNGSYDFAYLGVTPAPMTPALAEANDLNTTEGVYVHRALQGGPAAGVLQGTTGYETVQGSRIPVGGDVIVSVAGQPVNSAEELSTFLLTQSQPGDTVTLTVIRDGERQQVEVTLGERPGPANASP
- a CDS encoding HAD family hydrolase: MGTSSTDDAAAAFEDAPASAYDVWLFDLDGTLVDTEWSYTREVFDRVGDRIGREFTDREAEILWHGLGGSRNEQLREWGLTPPAFWDAFHDVEDPAARADATYLFEDAEHVADIDAPVGVVTHCAEFLAEPVMENLDIADWFDVVLCCDDDTGWKPDPRPLELALADVGADPSQHAGVYVGDAESDMGAAANAGLDGVHVERHEPGMRGHCVLGDRRVDTFDVLFSQSAASD